The DNA segment GGGAAATAAGAATCAGGTGGCAGAGACCTTTAAGTTTATCATCAAGGAAAACCTAAAGAAACGTGCTCTTTCTTATCCGAAGATGCAAAGTCTTTTGACGGAGATTTACAGCACGCTGTCGAGAATCCGCTACAGCATACCAGAAAAGGATAAAGATGAAACGATCAAACTGGTGGATCAGAAACGAGAGGAGTATCTCTCTTTCCGCCAACTGGAAGATATCGCACTTACGTTGTGTACATTTTATGGAAAAAAGACATCAAAAAGCCAGACGATCGACGATATCAAAGACTATATCCAGAAGAACTACAAGGATTCGTCGATGTGCCTTACAAAACTTTCTGATGAATTTAGACTTTCCGAGAGTTATCTTTCTTATCTGTTCAAGGAGTCGACTGGGGAGAATTTTTCTATGTATCTTGAGCATATCCGGATGGATGCGGCTCTTAATCTGGTGAAGGAGAGTGATATTCCTCTGTCTGATATTTACCAGGAGGTCGGCTATAACAATGCGAATAGTTTCAGAAGGGTATTTAAGAAAACATATGGAGTTTCTGCAAAAACAATGCGGGATTCGACAAGGGAAGGGAAATAACGACTATGGAAAAGAATATACCGGCTGTCTCACCGGAATCCGTTGGGATTCCATCCCAGGCAGTTACTGATATGATTGAAGAACTGGAGAAAAATCATGTCCCAATGCATTCACTGATGCTGGCAAGACACAATAAACTGGTGACATCTGCATTCTGGCGGCCATTTGGCCCGGGTCAGCTTCATCGGTTGTTTTCCGTCAGCAAGAGCTTTGTCTCCATCGCAGTGGGATGGCTTGAAGAGGATGGTCTCATCCGTCTGGACGATCCGATTGCACAATACTTTCCAGAATACCTTCCTGAGAATGCAGATCAGTGGCTGAAGGCAATGACGATACGAGACATGCTTGCAATGCAGACCTGCCATACAGCGACAACTTATAAGATCCATCCGGATCAGAACTGGGTGGAAAGTTTCTTTGTGACACCTCCGAGCCATTGTCCCGGAACTACTTTTAATTATGATACGTCTTCGCCACATACACTTGGAGCACTGGTGGAGAAACTTACCAGGATGCCAGTTCTGGATTATCTGAGAAGCAAATTTTTAGATGAGATCGGCTTTTCACCGAGGGCATATATGATTTGCGATCCATTTGGGACATCCATGGGTGGTTCCGGCCTTATGGCAGAGCCACTAGATCTTATGAAATTTGCACTTGCCGTCTTAAATAAAGGCAGAGCAGAAGACGGGCAGATACTGATTCCCGAAAAGTATCTGAATCAGGCTTGTTCCTGCCAGTCATCTACGCAGCATGTGCGTTCTACAATTGACGAAGGGCAAGGCTATGGCTATCAATTCTGGATGACACGCCATAATGGTTTCTGCTGCAATGGCATGGGTGGTCAGTTTGCAATCTTTCTTCCAAAAGAAGATATCGTGTGTGTGACCACTGCCGATACACAGGAGGTAAATGCAGGGAATCAGACGATTTTCAATGCGTTTTTTGATCATATTTTGCCTGCATTAAAAGAGATGCCGCTTGCTGAAGATAAAAAGGCCAGGGATCAGCTTGAAAAGAAGATTCATTCTCTGGTTATACGTCCGGTGAACGGAGAACTTCGGACAGACTGTGATGGATTTTTGGGAAAGACAGTCTATCGGGTGACAGAAAACTCGAAAGCCTTTCAAAAGTTCTTCTTTGAATTCTCGGATTCTTTCCGGGAGGGGAGCTTTCACTTCTACAGGGACAGCAGTTGGCACGTTCTGCACTTTGGACTGGGAGAGGTGAGAGAAGATGTGTTCCCAATTTATGATGACCGATGTGTAACTTCGGCGGCATGGACATCGGAAGATAGCTTATACCTTCGTTGCAGTCTGATCGGCGAGTCTGTCGGAACCATTCATCTCCAGTTTACATACAAGGATGGATGGATGTATCTCGCCATGCGTAAAAAAGAAGAGACTATGTTTCAGGAATTCAGCGGATACTTAAGTGCTGTGGCTGAGGTCAAAAGAAATGCAAGTTAAATATTAGACAATCCCTCGTATATCACGGATTCAAACTTTAGGGTGCAGATAAATTGATGAAAATCAAAAAATCTGCACCCTCATTTTTGCACATTAAACTATAAATGGTGGATGGAAAGAAAATATTACACCTTGAAATGATCAAAACATTATGTTAATTTTGATAAGTAAATTCAATATCCTTGTGCAAGGTGTTCAACATACTTTGGAATAGAACCGTTGCCGGGATGACAACCTGTAGGAGGAGACACAAAAAACATGAAGAAAAGAATTGCGTGCATGGCATTGGCTGCGCTTATGGCGACCACAATGTTTGCCGGATGTGGAAAAGATTCCAATTCAAGTTCAGGAAGCTCAGCAATTACTGCGGCTGACGGAGATATAAAAAAACCTGACAAGATCAAAGTTATGTATAATGGAACTGTTTTCACGAAGGAAAACGGACAGGATCAGTTCAAAAAGCGCTGGGAGGAATTGACCGGTATAAAATTAGAGATCACTCAGCCGGATCATGATGCTTACTATGATGTTCTGGGGCAGACGATGGCAAGCGGCCCGGACAACTGGCCGGATGTTGTGCTGCTGGATCCGACTTATTACGCCGGTTATGCGAAAGAGGGAGCTCTTTGGGATATGACGGATGCCTGGGAGAATTCTGAACTGAAAGCTTCCGGTCGTATCAATAATGAAGATTTGATCGAGAATCTATATATTGATGGAAAACTTTACGGTTTTACAACCGGTCGTGGAAATGGCTGCGTGACATACGTAAAACAGAAATGGCTGGACAACTGTAATTTGGAAGTTCCAACCACTTATGACGAGTATATTAATATGCTGAAAGCATTTACAGAAGGGGATCCGGACGGCAATGGTGTAGATGGCGACACCTATGGTTTATCCACAGCCGGCTTAATTGGCGAAGAAATACCTTATGTCAATTATCTTCCTGAATTTTATCAGGATGCATATCCGAGTTTCTATCAGAAAGAGGATGGAACTTGGGTGGACGGATTCACAGAAGACTCTATGAAAGAGGCAATTGAACGTCTGCGTGATGCTTATCAGGCTGGCTATATAGACAGAGAATCTCTTACGAATGGAACGAATGACTGCAGAACTAAGTTTTATGAGGACAAGTTTGGTGTGTTTACTTATTGGGCAGGCACCTGGGCTACCAACCTCAAGACAAACTTATTGGCAAACAATCGGGATGATAAATTGGTTGCAATTCCTCCGATTAAAGAGGTTGGAAAGTATCTGGAACGCCGTCCGTCGGTATTCGCAATTACTGCAGCATGCAAGAATCCGGAAGGCGTGTTTAAATATTTTATAGAAAATATGCTTGATGGCGGAGATATGCAGGTTCTGTGGACTTATGGTGTAGAAGGAACACACTGGTCGACAAAAGCAGAAACCGTATGTGGAAACACTTATGAAGAAGGTCAGTTCCATATGCTGGAAAGTATGGAAAAACCCGGAACTCAGTACACGAAGAATAACATCGATCCTATGCTTGCTATTGGAGATTTCAAAGAGAAAGATCCGGGAGCAGATCAGATCGCTCCGGAGGCGAAAGAATCTCAGGAGATGTTTAATGATAATTCCAAACTGGCACCAAACTTTTTCTCTACAGATGAGATGGGACAGTACAATGGAGATCTTACAACCTTGAAAAACACAATTATTGCCAATGTTGTAACACAAGGTTCAAGCATCGATGAGGAGTACAAACGCTTTAAGGACGAAGGCGGAGCTGAATGGTCGAAAAAGATCGTGGATTCTTTAAATAAGCTGAACAAATAATTCGTTCGGTGAAAGAAAAGAGGCCGGAATGGAAATGAGTCCATTTCGGCCTAATTAAAAGGAGGATATGCAGATGAGCAAGAGCAAGGCGGCTGCAGGGGTACCACAAAAACGTAAGTCCGATACACGAAAGAGGATGTATAAGTATCGCGGCTTTTATTTTATGTTCCTGCCAGTTCTAATTTTCACCATTGTGTTCCATTACCTGCCGATGTTTGGAATCGGATATGCGTTTACGGACTACCATGGAATCAACAAACCGACATTTGTCGGATTGGACAACTTCAGAAAAATGTTCGCTGCACCGGGATTCTGGACAGCTTTCTGGAACACGTTGAAACTGAGTATTGTGAAACTGATTCTGAATACGGGAGCGGCAGTATTGATCTCCCTGCTGTTGAATGAGATCAAGAATACAGCATTTAAGAAGACAACACAGACAATTATTTACCTGCCGCACTTTATGTCATGGGTTGTCACAGCTTCTGTATTCACCCTGATTCTTTCCCCGTCAGGAGAAGGACTTGTAAACTCTTTGCTGGTTCATTCGGGAATATTGAAAAAGGGATCAGAAATCTATTTTATGGGGAATAAGAAATGGTGGGTACCGATTTTCTATATCGTAAATGTCTGGAAAGATACCGGATGGGGAACAATTATATTCCTTGCAACCTTGTCAGGCATCAGCCCCGAATTGTATGAAGCTGCTACGATGGATGGTGCAGGGCGTTGGAACAGAATGCGTTATATTACCCTGCCGGCACTCTCCAATACAATTGTAACCGTATTAATTCTGAACCTGGCTAAGGTTATGAACCTGTTTGAATCTGTATTCGTAATGCAAAACGATGCAGTAATCAAACAGTCCGATGTACTGCAGACCTATATTTATACACAGACCTTTAACAGCGGGGCACTGCCGAATTACGGTTATACAACTGCCGTTGGTATTGTAAAATCTCTGGTTGGCTGTGCACTGGTATTGGTTTGCAATCATCTGAGCAAGAAAACCCGCGGCCGCGGTATTGTATAGGAGGCAATGTTATGACGAATAAGACGGCAAAAAAGAAACATAAGATCTCAACTTTTTCCGTTGTGAATGGAATCATTTTTATTCTGATTTGTCTGTTTATCCTGATTCCGATTTACAAGGTTGTAATCGACTCTCTGGATTTGCATACGACTTACGGGATGAAACTCTGGCCTGAAAAGTTCGGCCTGGCGGGATATCGCTCCGTGTTCTCAAACCCGACGCTGTACCGCCCGCTTTTGATCTCTTTGATCACAACGATAGCAGGAACGGCGCTTGGACTACTTCTGTGTACGTTAGGTGGTTATGTACTGATTCAGTGGGACATGCCGGGAAGGAACTTCCTTGCAGGACTGCTTTTGTTTACGATGATTTTCGAAGGCGGAATGATTCCGACTTATCTGGTTGTGAATAAACTGCATATG comes from the Blautia liquoris genome and includes:
- a CDS encoding serine hydrolase domain-containing protein encodes the protein MEKNIPAVSPESVGIPSQAVTDMIEELEKNHVPMHSLMLARHNKLVTSAFWRPFGPGQLHRLFSVSKSFVSIAVGWLEEDGLIRLDDPIAQYFPEYLPENADQWLKAMTIRDMLAMQTCHTATTYKIHPDQNWVESFFVTPPSHCPGTTFNYDTSSPHTLGALVEKLTRMPVLDYLRSKFLDEIGFSPRAYMICDPFGTSMGGSGLMAEPLDLMKFALAVLNKGRAEDGQILIPEKYLNQACSCQSSTQHVRSTIDEGQGYGYQFWMTRHNGFCCNGMGGQFAIFLPKEDIVCVTTADTQEVNAGNQTIFNAFFDHILPALKEMPLAEDKKARDQLEKKIHSLVIRPVNGELRTDCDGFLGKTVYRVTENSKAFQKFFFEFSDSFREGSFHFYRDSSWHVLHFGLGEVREDVFPIYDDRCVTSAAWTSEDSLYLRCSLIGESVGTIHLQFTYKDGWMYLAMRKKEETMFQEFSGYLSAVAEVKRNAS
- a CDS encoding extracellular solute-binding protein gives rise to the protein MKKRIACMALAALMATTMFAGCGKDSNSSSGSSAITAADGDIKKPDKIKVMYNGTVFTKENGQDQFKKRWEELTGIKLEITQPDHDAYYDVLGQTMASGPDNWPDVVLLDPTYYAGYAKEGALWDMTDAWENSELKASGRINNEDLIENLYIDGKLYGFTTGRGNGCVTYVKQKWLDNCNLEVPTTYDEYINMLKAFTEGDPDGNGVDGDTYGLSTAGLIGEEIPYVNYLPEFYQDAYPSFYQKEDGTWVDGFTEDSMKEAIERLRDAYQAGYIDRESLTNGTNDCRTKFYEDKFGVFTYWAGTWATNLKTNLLANNRDDKLVAIPPIKEVGKYLERRPSVFAITAACKNPEGVFKYFIENMLDGGDMQVLWTYGVEGTHWSTKAETVCGNTYEEGQFHMLESMEKPGTQYTKNNIDPMLAIGDFKEKDPGADQIAPEAKESQEMFNDNSKLAPNFFSTDEMGQYNGDLTTLKNTIIANVVTQGSSIDEEYKRFKDEGGAEWSKKIVDSLNKLNK
- a CDS encoding ABC transporter permease, with protein sequence MSKSKAAAGVPQKRKSDTRKRMYKYRGFYFMFLPVLIFTIVFHYLPMFGIGYAFTDYHGINKPTFVGLDNFRKMFAAPGFWTAFWNTLKLSIVKLILNTGAAVLISLLLNEIKNTAFKKTTQTIIYLPHFMSWVVTASVFTLILSPSGEGLVNSLLVHSGILKKGSEIYFMGNKKWWVPIFYIVNVWKDTGWGTIIFLATLSGISPELYEAATMDGAGRWNRMRYITLPALSNTIVTVLILNLAKVMNLFESVFVMQNDAVIKQSDVLQTYIYTQTFNSGALPNYGYTTAVGIVKSLVGCALVLVCNHLSKKTRGRGIV